A genomic region of Anopheles coustani chromosome 3, idAnoCousDA_361_x.2, whole genome shotgun sequence contains the following coding sequences:
- the LOC131260387 gene encoding uncharacterized protein LOC131260387 produces MMRSPPRPPGTAETPAASIAPAIGVIAPGPPTIESPFSRDSSTDPPEFQVEIVNTMRLKPPELDTTDIHTFFYALENWFDAWNIAPSHHVKRFNILKTQIPTRILPQLRHLLDNVPNVERYEAAKRTIVQHFEESQRSRLHRLLSDMNLGDRKPSQQLAEMRRTANGAISDSMLVDLWIGRLPPYIQSAVIAASPDVEDKAKVADSVLDSFALYHQTGAYQQVSEVRNGEVDRLTRQVAELTQRLDTVLNQLNRGRNRSRSRTRMQPAQSTSSVENDLCYYHQRYGQQARNCRAPCSFVNRQQRNNASSSSA; encoded by the coding sequence ATGATGCGTAGCCCGCCGCGTCCACCGGGTACAGCAGAAACCCCCGCCGCGTCGATAGCCCCTGCAATCGGAGTTATAGCCCCTGGCCCACCAACAATCGAGTCACCCTTCTCGCGCGATTCCTCTACCGACCCGCCGGAATTTCAAGTGGAAATTGTGAATACAATGCGCCTTAAGCCACCCGAATTGGATACAACCGATATCCACACCTTTTTCTACGCTTTGGAAAATTGGTTTGACGCATGGAATATCGCTCCGAGCCACCACGTCAAACGGTTCAATATACTGAAGACACAAATACCGACGCGAATCCTCCCTCAGCTGCGCCATCTTCTCGATAACGTGCCCAACGTGGAACGCTACGAAGCCGCGAAAAGGACAATCGTCCAACATTTCGAGGAGTCGCAACGCAGCCGCTTACACCGATTGTTATCCGATATGAACCTCGGTGATCGGAAACCGTCCCAACAGCTAGCCGAAATGCGACGCACGGCAAACGGAGCAATCTCGGACTCCATGTTGGTTGACCTCTGGATAGGACGTTTACCGCCATACATACAATCCGCGGTGATCGCCGCCTCGCCAGACGTTGAAGATAAGGCAAAGGTGGCCGATTCCGTCCTAGATTCGTTCGCTTTGTACCACCAAACGGGTGCATACCAACAGGTGTCGGAGGTTCGAAATGGGGAAGTGGACCGCCTCACGAGACAAGTAGCAGAATTGACGCAGCGTTTAGACACCGTGCTGAATCAATTGAATCGAGGTCGCAACCGGTCTCGATCACGTACCCGAATGCAGCCCGCCCAATCTACTAGTAGCGTCGAAAACGACTTGTGTTACTACCACCAGCGTTACGGTCAACAAGCTCGCAACTGCCGAGCCCCGTGCTCGTTTGTTAACCGTCAACAACGGAATaatgcatcgtcgtcgtcggcgtga